A stretch of Nonomuraea africana DNA encodes these proteins:
- a CDS encoding LacI family DNA-binding transcriptional regulator codes for MDVTIYQVAQRAGVSIATVSRALRGTGPVSSKTRQKVLKAVEELNFTPSRLGVSLAEGRHAANGIVFPNLAGPYYTEVLLGYEEVAAELGRSVVILSTKGRPNVREAVKELAGRVDGLVVFGRTAPDDLVAELIGVGMPLVFISREPMAGADTLRSENIESARKLALHLRGHGYTRYAFLGAPYAPGDDISQRWEGVSGVLGERIEPVLTAEYTVESGHEAALRLLRSPNRPQALICSDDEVALGALLAAEELGLAVPDDLAVTGWDDIMAARHARPALTTIRQPMREMGARAARALDELISGVRETCAHLNLATELVIRASCGHHPQEDHK; via the coding sequence GCTCAGCGGGCCGGGGTGTCCATCGCGACCGTCTCGCGCGCGCTGCGCGGCACCGGGCCGGTGTCGTCCAAGACGCGGCAGAAGGTGCTCAAGGCGGTGGAGGAGCTCAACTTCACGCCCAGCAGGCTCGGCGTCAGCCTGGCCGAGGGACGGCACGCCGCCAACGGCATCGTCTTCCCCAACCTCGCGGGTCCCTACTACACCGAGGTGCTCCTCGGGTACGAGGAGGTCGCCGCCGAGCTCGGCCGCTCCGTCGTCATCCTCTCGACGAAGGGCAGGCCCAACGTCCGCGAGGCGGTCAAGGAGCTCGCCGGACGGGTCGACGGCCTGGTCGTCTTCGGCAGGACCGCGCCCGACGACCTGGTCGCCGAGCTGATCGGCGTGGGCATGCCGCTGGTGTTCATCTCGAGAGAGCCCATGGCCGGCGCCGACACCCTGCGCAGCGAGAACATCGAGTCGGCCAGGAAGCTCGCCCTGCACCTTCGCGGGCACGGCTACACCCGCTACGCCTTCCTCGGCGCGCCCTACGCGCCGGGCGACGACATCTCCCAGCGGTGGGAGGGCGTGTCCGGCGTCCTGGGCGAGCGGATCGAGCCCGTCCTCACCGCCGAGTACACCGTCGAGAGCGGCCACGAGGCCGCGCTCCGGCTGCTGCGCTCGCCGAACCGGCCGCAGGCGCTCATCTGCTCGGACGACGAGGTGGCGCTCGGCGCGCTGCTGGCGGCGGAGGAGCTCGGCCTCGCCGTACCCGACGATCTGGCGGTCACCGGATGGGACGACATCATGGCCGCCCGCCATGCCCGCCCCGCGCTCACCACCATCCGCCAGCCGATGCGAGAGATGGGTGCGCGGGCCGCGAGAGCGCTCGACGAGCTGATCAGCGGCGTCCGCGAGACCTGCGCCCACCTGAACCTGGC